Part of the Pedobacter sp. MC2016-14 genome is shown below.
AGACGATGATTTGGATGATGAAGATCTGGAGGATGACGAGGACATCATTGTAGAAGATGATGACGAAGAAGATTTGTAGCAGGATTTAAACATTTATGAAAAGGCTGATCACGATCAGCCTTTTTTAGTTTTAGCTATAACTTATCCAGTTTAAAATACCCCAAACGGATTTCATCCTCCGCTAATCCGTGGGATGATGGGGTAATTTGAATGTGGTATTTTTCTTTAAATTCTGAAGCCAGTATATCTTCTATCCTGTAAATATCATCTACATCTATTCCATACTTTTCATCAATATGCGAACCTGCGCCTTTCAGGGTGTTGGTTTTAAAGAATACTGTCTTTTTTGAGTCCTGAATGGCTTGGGTACGTTCATCATGAACACTCAAAACGGTGTAATGCTGTTCTTCGAGCTTGCCCGACTGGTAGCCGCCCAGGTTAATGAAGAAGAGCTTTTTAGATGGTTCTACAGGAGTATCCTGTTTTAAAATCACACTAATCTGATGGCCATCAACATAGGTTACTTCACGCCATCCGTCTATATGAATGCTATTTCCCGCTTCGGGCCAAAATGCGCGCATGGCAGGTACCAGTTCTTTTAAACTACTGGCAATGCCAAAAAAGTAATCGTGCTGCTCTACATTCCGTTGGGGTGCTTTAGAACCTAAAAGGACCATAAATAATTTTAGTTGGGAAATAGGTTGTTCGTTCATGAAGATGGGAATATGCGTTTAACAATTGTTGCCGAAGCAGCCTCAGAAAAATCCAAACCTGAATAGTCGGGGTTGTAACCGCCAATATAAGGAACGGCCATCATATAAATGCGTTCATTTAATGCACCGTAAGTGTCAACAATTTGAAAATGGTCATTGATGGCAATGCCAGGAACTTTTAAATAGTAGTCTCCATTTTGATCCTGGCTAACCTCTTTGCCTGCGGTGACGGCCTTTTTTGCTTCCAGAGCAGAGCGGAACTTAAGTTTTGCGGGACTGATAGTTCTGCTGTTTAGCAGTCCTTTAAAAGGGAAATCTTCAAAAGAAAGATGTGGCTGGCCTACGCAATCTACAAAGGTTTTGTAGTGGGTAGCATGTTCTTTTCCCGATTCATCCGTGTAA
Proteins encoded:
- a CDS encoding DUF1543 domain-containing protein encodes the protein MNEQPISQLKLFMVLLGSKAPQRNVEQHDYFFGIASSLKELVPAMRAFWPEAGNSIHIDGWREVTYVDGHQISVILKQDTPVEPSKKLFFINLGGYQSGKLEEQHYTVLSVHDERTQAIQDSKKTVFFKTNTLKGAGSHIDEKYGIDVDDIYRIEDILASEFKEKYHIQITPSSHGLAEDEIRLGYFKLDKL